From a single Pseudomonas sp. A34-9 genomic region:
- a CDS encoding nucleotidyltransferase family protein, with the protein MSRSIAVIVLAAGEGSRFRQVAGADKDKLLADCTGRDGAVRSVIEQVLVNLPASLDTRVLVTTEARPQAMRMAQAYGCDVVSIESTGMGDSIAAGVAACADADGWLIVLGDMPFILPSSIERVVAAMADDAVSVPVQDGEFGHPVGFGRSFGPGLQALNGDRGARPLFKQGRVVEVAVDDPGVLWDIDVPQALIFK; encoded by the coding sequence ATGAGTCGATCCATTGCAGTGATTGTGCTGGCGGCGGGTGAGGGCAGCCGCTTTCGCCAGGTGGCGGGTGCCGATAAGGACAAGTTGCTGGCGGACTGCACCGGGCGGGATGGCGCGGTGCGCTCGGTGATTGAGCAGGTGCTGGTGAATCTGCCGGCCAGCCTCGACACGCGCGTGCTGGTGACGACCGAGGCGCGGCCGCAGGCAATGCGCATGGCGCAGGCTTATGGCTGCGACGTTGTCTCGATCGAATCGACCGGAATGGGTGACAGCATTGCCGCCGGGGTCGCCGCTTGTGCGGATGCGGATGGCTGGTTGATTGTCCTTGGCGACATGCCGTTTATCTTGCCGTCGAGTATCGAGCGGGTGGTCGCGGCCATGGCTGACGATGCGGTGAGCGTGCCGGTGCAGGATGGCGAGTTTGGTCATCCGGTGGGGTTTGGGCGTTCGTTTGGTCCGGGGTTGCAGGCGTTGAACGGTGATCGCGGGGCGAGGCCGTTGTTCAAGCAGGGCAGGGTGGTGGAAGTGGCGGTGGATGATCCTGGGGTGTTGTGGGATATCGATGTACCGCAGGCGTTGATTTTCAAATAA
- the rne gene encoding ribonuclease E translates to MKRMLINATQPEELRVALVDGQRLYDLDIESGAREQKKANIYKGRITRIEPSLEAAFVDFGSERHGFLPLKEISREYFKKAPEGRVNIKDVLSEGQEVIVQVEKEERGNKGAALTTFISLAGRYLVLMPNNPRAGGISRRIEGEERNELREALNGLVAPADMGLIVRTAGLGRSSEEMQWDLDYLLQLWTAIKEASLDRSAPFLIYQESNVIIRAIRDYLRQDIGEVLIDSVEAQDEALTFIRQVMPQYASKIKLYEDSVPLFNRFQIESQIETAFQRVVELPSGGSIVIDPTEALVSIDINSARATKGSDIEETALQTNLEAAEEIARQLRLRDIGGLIVIDFIDMTPAKNQRAVEEKVRECLEADRARVQIGRISRFGLLEMSRQRLRPSLGESSGIVCPRCNGTGIIRDVESLSLAILRLIEEEALKDRTAEVRAQVPIPVAAFLLNEKRNSITKIELRTRARIVILPNDHLETPHFEVQRLRDDSPEAATNQSSYEIAAAAAEVEEVQPAAATRTLVRQEAAVKTAPARANAPVPTEVAAPAAPAPAPVAAPEPSLFKGLVKSLVSLFATKEEPAAPVVVEKPATERPARNEERRNGRQQSRNRNGRRDEERKPREERAPREERAPREPREERQPREAREVREPREARTEAPAAREERAPRAPREERAPRAPREDRKPRGEREERVRELREPLDAAPVTADTAVVTAEERPARQPREERAPRPPREERQPRAEQAAAAVAEEELNTNEEQLPEDGSESAEGDRPRRRSRGQRRRSNRRERQRDANGNVIEGSEESEAGENAEGPSTADLSAGLAVTAAVASTVISAPAEAQAHEQAERATAAVQETAPVEAPVVEATTPVEVVAAPEVEVAPVQETLPQVEPAPVVVAEPVVETVAETVTETVREVREEQTAFNWVAEPAVAETPAPVVEAPVVEKPVFEAPVVEETKVAEPVVVAEPAPVVEAPVVAEAPAPVVEAPAPVSALTPSGRAPNDPREVRRRKREEERLQKEAELAAAAAPVADVVEAAPAPVTEEAVVESVIAEAPRSVQDAVEQHQHAEEKEHEPKPLV, encoded by the coding sequence ATGAAAAGAATGCTGATTAACGCAACTCAACCCGAAGAGTTGCGTGTTGCACTGGTAGATGGCCAACGCCTCTACGACCTGGACATCGAATCCGGTGCACGCGAGCAGAAGAAGGCCAACATCTATAAAGGCCGTATCACTCGCATCGAACCAAGCCTTGAGGCTGCCTTTGTCGATTTCGGCTCCGAGCGCCACGGCTTCCTGCCCCTTAAAGAAATCTCCCGCGAGTACTTCAAGAAAGCCCCTGAAGGCCGCGTCAACATCAAGGACGTCCTGAGCGAAGGCCAGGAAGTCATCGTTCAGGTCGAAAAAGAAGAACGTGGCAACAAGGGCGCAGCCCTGACCACCTTCATCAGCCTGGCCGGTCGTTACCTCGTGCTGATGCCGAACAACCCGCGTGCCGGCGGGATCTCCCGTCGCATCGAAGGCGAAGAGCGCAACGAACTGCGTGAAGCGCTGAACGGTCTGGTTGCGCCAGCCGACATGGGTCTGATCGTGCGCACTGCCGGCCTTGGCCGCAGCAGCGAAGAAATGCAGTGGGACCTCGACTACCTGCTGCAACTGTGGACCGCCATCAAAGAAGCCTCGCTGGATCGCTCCGCGCCATTCCTGATCTACCAGGAAAGCAACGTGATCATCCGCGCCATCCGCGATTACCTGCGCCAGGACATCGGCGAAGTGCTGATCGACAGCGTTGAAGCCCAGGACGAAGCCCTGACCTTCATCCGCCAGGTGATGCCGCAGTACGCCAGCAAGATCAAGCTTTACGAAGACAGCGTGCCGCTGTTCAACCGTTTCCAGATCGAAAGCCAGATCGAGACCGCTTTCCAGCGCGTCGTTGAACTGCCTTCCGGCGGCTCCATCGTTATCGATCCGACCGAAGCCCTGGTGTCCATCGACATCAACTCGGCGCGCGCCACCAAAGGCAGCGACATCGAAGAAACCGCCCTGCAGACCAACCTTGAAGCCGCCGAAGAAATTGCCCGTCAGTTGCGCCTGCGCGACATCGGCGGCCTGATCGTCATCGACTTCATCGACATGACCCCTGCCAAGAACCAGCGCGCCGTGGAAGAGAAAGTCCGCGAATGCCTGGAAGCCGACCGCGCTCGCGTGCAGATCGGTCGCATCTCGCGCTTCGGTTTGCTGGAAATGTCCCGTCAGCGCCTGCGTCCATCGCTGGGCGAAAGCAGCGGCATCGTCTGCCCGCGTTGCAACGGCACCGGCATCATCCGTGACGTGGAATCGCTGTCGCTGGCGATCCTGCGCCTGATCGAAGAAGAAGCCCTGAAAGACCGCACTGCCGAAGTCCGTGCTCAGGTGCCGATCCCGGTCGCCGCGTTCCTGCTCAATGAAAAACGCAACTCGATCACCAAGATCGAACTGCGCACCCGCGCCCGTATCGTCATTCTGCCGAACGATCACCTCGAAACGCCGCACTTCGAAGTTCAGCGTCTGCGTGACGACAGCCCGGAAGCCGCGACCAACCAGTCCAGCTACGAAATCGCTGCTGCCGCTGCCGAAGTTGAAGAAGTTCAGCCAGCCGCTGCGACCCGCACCCTGGTTCGCCAGGAAGCCGCAGTCAAGACTGCTCCGGCCCGCGCCAATGCTCCGGTTCCGACCGAAGTCGCCGCGCCTGCCGCTCCAGCACCGGCGCCAGTTGCCGCGCCAGAGCCAAGCCTGTTCAAAGGCCTGGTGAAATCGCTGGTCAGTCTGTTCGCCACCAAAGAAGAGCCAGCCGCTCCGGTTGTGGTTGAAAAACCAGCCACCGAGCGTCCGGCTCGCAACGAAGAACGCCGCAACGGTCGTCAGCAGAGCCGCAACCGTAATGGTCGCCGCGATGAAGAGCGCAAGCCGCGTGAAGAACGTGCACCGCGTGAAGAACGCGCCCCACGTGAACCGCGTGAAGAGCGTCAGCCACGCGAAGCCCGTGAAGTCCGCGAGCCGCGTGAAGCCCGCACCGAAGCGCCGGCAGCCCGCGAAGAGCGCGCACCACGTGCTCCGCGTGAAGAACGTGCGCCACGCGCACCACGCGAAGACCGCAAGCCACGTGGCGAGCGTGAAGAGCGTGTACGTGAACTGCGCGAGCCACTGGACGCCGCTCCAGTGACTGCAGACACCGCAGTGGTTACCGCTGAAGAGCGTCCGGCCCGTCAGCCACGTGAAGAGCGCGCACCGCGTCCACCGCGTGAAGAGCGTCAGCCACGCGCCGAACAGGCCGCTGCTGCCGTCGCCGAAGAAGAACTGAACACCAACGAAGAGCAACTGCCGGAAGACGGTTCGGAGAGCGCCGAAGGCGATCGTCCACGTCGTCGCTCGCGTGGTCAGCGTCGTCGCAGCAACCGTCGTGAGCGTCAGCGTGACGCCAACGGCAACGTGATCGAAGGTTCGGAAGAATCCGAAGCCGGCGAAAACGCTGAAGGCCCAAGCACCGCCGATCTGTCTGCTGGCCTGGCTGTAACCGCCGCCGTTGCCAGCACCGTGATCAGTGCTCCGGCAGAAGCACAAGCTCACGAGCAAGCCGAACGCGCCACCGCTGCTGTTCAGGAAACCGCTCCAGTGGAAGCGCCGGTTGTTGAAGCAACCACGCCGGTAGAAGTGGTTGCAGCTCCGGAAGTCGAAGTGGCACCGGTTCAGGAAACCCTGCCTCAGGTAGAACCAGCGCCAGTTGTGGTTGCCGAGCCGGTTGTCGAAACCGTCGCAGAAACCGTGACCGAAACCGTGCGTGAAGTTCGCGAAGAGCAGACCGCTTTCAACTGGGTTGCTGAACCAGCAGTCGCTGAAACACCTGCGCCTGTGGTTGAAGCACCGGTTGTTGAAAAGCCAGTGTTCGAAGCGCCGGTAGTTGAAGAAACCAAGGTTGCCGAGCCAGTGGTCGTTGCTGAACCAGCGCCAGTTGTCGAAGCTCCAGTGGTTGCCGAAGCGCCAGCACCGGTGGTTGAAGCACCGGCTCCGGTCAGCGCCCTGACGCCAAGCGGTCGCGCGCCAAACGATCCACGTGAAGTGCGTCGTCGCAAGCGTGAAGAAGAGCGTCTGCAGAAGGAAGCCGAACTGGCTGCCGCTGCTGCTCCGGTGGCTGACGTGGTCGAGGCAGCTCCTGCCCCGGTGACTGAAGAAGCCGTGGTTGAGTCGGTGATTGCTGAAGCACCACGCTCCGTTCAGGACGCGGTCGAGCAACACCAACATGCCGAGGAAAAAGAACACGAGCCTAAACCACTCGTGTAA
- a CDS encoding low molecular weight protein-tyrosine-phosphatase, producing MRVLFVCLGNICRSPTAEGVLRHKLREAGLADQVEVASAGTGDWHVGNPPDKRSQAAAKVRGYDLSAQRAQQVSRADFASYDLILAMDNSNLRNLKALQPSTGKAELDLFLRRYAGLVDEVPDPYYDGDQGFEQVLDLIEAACDQLLIEVKGRL from the coding sequence ATGCGCGTTCTGTTTGTGTGCCTGGGCAATATTTGCCGTTCGCCCACGGCCGAGGGCGTATTACGCCACAAACTGCGTGAAGCGGGGCTGGCGGATCAGGTCGAAGTGGCCTCCGCCGGCACAGGCGATTGGCACGTGGGCAATCCGCCGGACAAACGCAGCCAGGCCGCTGCCAAAGTGCGCGGTTATGACCTGTCGGCGCAACGCGCGCAGCAGGTCAGCCGAGCCGATTTCGCCAGTTACGACCTGATCCTGGCGATGGACAACAGCAACCTGCGCAACCTCAAGGCGCTGCAACCGTCCACCGGCAAGGCTGAACTGGATCTGTTCCTGCGCCGTTATGCCGGGTTGGTCGATGAAGTGCCGGATCCCTATTACGACGGCGATCAGGGTTTCGAGCAGGTGCTGGACCTGATCGAAGCGGCCTGCGACCAACTGTTGATCGAAGTGAAGGGCCGGTTATGA
- the rluC gene encoding 23S rRNA pseudouridine(955/2504/2580) synthase RluC — MTTTAPSTPGVQLLEVSPEYAGQRIDNFLLARLKGVPKTLIYRILRKGEVRVNKGRIKPEYKLQAGDIVRVPPVRVPERDEPVPLAQGLLQRLEASIVFEDKALIVINKPAGIAVHGGSGLNFGVIEAFRQLRPDAKELELVHRLDRDTSGLLMIAKKRSMLRHLHEQLRGDGVDKRYMALVRGNWATSIKKVSAPLLKSNLRSGERMVEVNDEGKEALTMFKVLRRFGDFATMVEAKPVTGRTHQIRVHTLHAGHCIAGDSKYGDEDFTREIRDLGGKRLFLHAYMLTVPLPDGGKLTLQAPVDEMWAKTVERLSAPI, encoded by the coding sequence ATGACAACTACTGCCCCTTCGACTCCAGGCGTTCAATTGCTTGAAGTCTCGCCGGAGTATGCCGGCCAACGAATCGACAACTTTCTCCTCGCCCGGCTCAAAGGCGTGCCCAAGACCTTGATTTACCGCATTTTGCGTAAAGGCGAAGTGCGCGTGAACAAAGGTCGGATCAAGCCCGAATACAAGCTGCAGGCCGGCGATATCGTGCGCGTGCCGCCGGTTCGCGTGCCTGAACGTGACGAGCCGGTGCCACTGGCCCAAGGCCTGTTGCAGCGCCTGGAAGCCTCGATTGTCTTCGAAGACAAAGCCCTGATTGTGATCAACAAGCCCGCCGGCATTGCGGTTCACGGCGGCAGTGGCTTGAACTTCGGCGTGATCGAAGCCTTTCGTCAGTTGCGTCCTGATGCCAAAGAGCTGGAATTGGTCCACCGTCTCGACCGTGACACTTCCGGCCTGCTGATGATCGCGAAAAAGCGCAGCATGTTGCGTCACTTGCATGAGCAATTGCGCGGCGATGGCGTCGACAAGCGCTACATGGCGCTGGTTCGCGGCAACTGGGCGACCTCGATCAAGAAAGTCAGTGCGCCATTGCTCAAGAGCAATTTGCGTTCCGGCGAGCGCATGGTTGAAGTCAACGACGAAGGCAAAGAAGCCCTGACGATGTTCAAGGTGCTGCGCCGCTTCGGTGATTTTGCCACCATGGTCGAGGCTAAACCGGTCACCGGTCGCACCCACCAGATTCGCGTGCACACTTTACATGCCGGTCATTGCATTGCTGGCGACAGCAAGTATGGCGATGAGGATTTCACCAGGGAAATCCGCGATCTGGGCGGTAAGCGCCTGTTCCTGCACGCTTACATGCTGACCGTGCCGCTGCCGGATGGCGGCAAGCTGACCTTGCAGGCGCCGGTCGATGAAATGTGGGCCAAGACCGTGGAGCGATTGAGTGCGCCCATCTGA
- a CDS encoding XdhC family protein: MDSVDLNVLRSVLEWRRAGQRVVLFTVVQTWGTAPRAPGAMLALREDGVVIGSVSGGCVEDDLIARLHDGRIATDGPPVQLITYGVTREEAARFGLPCGGTLRLTEERVGDPAWVAELLARCEAHEIVARELSIDTGEVVLTTASKTDSLAFDGKNLRAIYGPRWRLLLIGAGQLSRYVADMARLLDFEVLICDPRTEFVYGWEEHHGRFVPGMPDDAVLSIQTDERTAIVALTHDPRLDDMALLTALDSPAFYVGALGSRVNSQKRRENLAQLGLSAAAIDRLHGPIGLHIGSHSPAEIALSLLAEIVAIKNGVALKQKKTLEGA, from the coding sequence ATGGACAGCGTCGATCTTAACGTTCTGCGCAGCGTGCTCGAATGGCGCCGCGCCGGGCAGCGGGTGGTGCTGTTCACCGTGGTGCAAACCTGGGGCACCGCGCCCCGGGCGCCCGGCGCCATGCTGGCGTTGCGCGAGGATGGCGTGGTGATCGGTTCGGTGTCGGGCGGGTGTGTCGAGGATGACTTGATTGCCCGCCTGCACGACGGCCGGATCGCCACCGACGGGCCGCCGGTGCAGTTGATTACTTACGGCGTCACGCGAGAGGAGGCGGCGCGCTTTGGTCTGCCTTGCGGCGGTACGCTGCGGCTGACCGAAGAGCGCGTCGGTGATCCGGCATGGGTGGCCGAATTACTGGCCCGTTGCGAAGCTCACGAAATCGTCGCGCGCGAGTTGAGCATCGACACGGGTGAAGTGGTTTTGACGACGGCGAGCAAAACCGATTCGCTGGCGTTCGATGGCAAAAATCTGCGCGCAATCTACGGGCCGCGCTGGCGTCTGCTATTGATCGGTGCCGGGCAGTTGTCGCGCTACGTCGCCGACATGGCGCGGCTGCTGGATTTCGAGGTGCTGATCTGCGATCCGCGCACTGAGTTTGTCTACGGTTGGGAGGAGCATCACGGCCGTTTCGTCCCGGGCATGCCGGATGACGCGGTGCTGAGCATCCAGACCGATGAGCGCACAGCGATTGTCGCGCTGACTCATGATCCGCGTCTGGATGACATGGCGCTGCTGACGGCGCTGGATTCGCCAGCCTTTTATGTCGGCGCCCTCGGTTCGCGGGTCAACAGCCAGAAGCGTCGGGAAAATCTGGCTCAGCTAGGCTTGTCAGCAGCGGCTATTGATCGTTTGCACGGCCCGATCGGTCTGCACATCGGCAGTCATTCGCCGGCGGAGATTGCCTTGTCCTTGCTGGCGGAAATCGTCGCGATCAAGAACGGCGTCGCGTTGAAACAGAAGAAGACACTGGAGGGCGCATGA
- the kdsB gene encoding 3-deoxy-manno-octulosonate cytidylyltransferase yields the protein MTTAFTVVIPSRFASTRLPGKPLLDIAGKPMIQHVWEQASKSSASRVVVATDDARIVEACKAFGAEVVLTREDHNSGTDRLAEVAAKLGLEPDAIVVNVQGDEPLIPPSVIDQVAANLAAHTEARMATLAEPIEDVDTLFNSNVVKVVSDLNGLALTFSRATLPWARDAFAKSREQLPEGVPYRRHIGIYAYRAGFLQDFVSWGPCWLENTESLEQLRALWHGVRIHVADALIAPPTGVDTVEDLERVRRLLEA from the coding sequence ATGACCACTGCCTTCACCGTTGTCATCCCGTCACGTTTCGCCTCGACCCGTCTACCGGGCAAACCGCTGCTGGACATCGCCGGCAAGCCGATGATCCAGCACGTCTGGGAACAGGCGAGCAAAAGCAGCGCCAGCCGCGTGGTGGTGGCGACTGACGATGCGCGCATCGTCGAGGCCTGCAAGGCTTTTGGCGCCGAAGTGGTGCTGACCCGTGAAGATCACAATTCCGGCACCGATCGTCTGGCCGAAGTCGCCGCGAAACTGGGCCTTGAGCCTGACGCGATCGTGGTCAACGTGCAGGGTGATGAGCCACTGATTCCACCGAGCGTGATCGATCAGGTCGCTGCCAATCTGGCTGCCCACACCGAAGCGCGCATGGCCACGCTGGCCGAGCCGATTGAGGACGTGGACACCCTGTTCAATTCGAACGTGGTCAAGGTCGTCAGCGACCTCAATGGTCTGGCGCTGACCTTCAGCCGTGCAACCTTGCCGTGGGCACGCGATGCCTTCGCCAAGAGCCGCGAGCAATTGCCCGAAGGCGTGCCTTACCGTCGCCATATCGGCATTTATGCCTACCGCGCCGGTTTCCTTCAGGACTTCGTGAGCTGGGGGCCGTGCTGGCTGGAAAACACTGAATCCCTCGAGCAACTGCGTGCCCTGTGGCATGGCGTGCGGATTCACGTCGCCGACGCGCTGATTGCGCCGCCAACCGGCGTCGACACCGTTGAAGACCTCGAGCGCGTTCGTCGCCTGCTGGAGGCCTGA
- a CDS encoding (2Fe-2S)-binding protein, whose product MITLKLNGQDHSLDVTEDMPLLWAIRDVAGYNGTKFGCGMGLCGACTIHIDGLPARSCITPIGTVVGQNVTTIDNLHADPVGQVVQQAWLDSAVAQCGFCQGGQIMSATALLKTHPNPSDEQIEEAMVGNICRCGTYNRIKTAIRQASTHLKEAKA is encoded by the coding sequence ATGATTACCCTGAAACTCAATGGCCAAGACCATTCACTCGATGTTACGGAAGACATGCCGCTGCTCTGGGCGATCCGCGACGTTGCTGGTTACAACGGCACCAAATTCGGCTGCGGCATGGGCCTGTGTGGCGCGTGCACCATTCACATCGACGGTTTGCCGGCGCGCAGTTGCATCACGCCGATCGGCACGGTGGTCGGCCAGAACGTCACCACCATCGACAACCTGCACGCCGACCCGGTGGGTCAGGTAGTCCAGCAAGCCTGGCTCGACAGCGCGGTCGCGCAATGCGGTTTCTGTCAGGGTGGGCAGATCATGTCGGCCACGGCGTTGCTCAAGACCCACCCGAACCCGAGCGACGAGCAGATCGAAGAAGCCATGGTCGGCAATATTTGTCGCTGCGGCACCTACAACCGAATCAAAACCGCGATTCGTCAGGCTTCCACTCACTTGAAGGAGGCCAAGGCATGA
- a CDS encoding xanthine dehydrogenase family protein molybdopterin-binding subunit: MSRLPNDFALSNLSRRGFLKGVGATGALVLAASWGWQDALAEDKPKQFGADGMPNGWIDDPKVYVSIAADGTVTVVCNRSEMGQGVRTSLTMVVADELEADWARVTVQQAPGDEVRFGNQDTDGSRSMRHWYEPMRRCGAAARTMLEQAAAAQWKVPVGECHAQLHKVIHQPSGRELGYGELAAAASALAVPARDRLRLKQPSAFRYIGKEGSKAIDGDDIVNGRAVYGADVHFDGMLYATIARPAVYGGKVKSLDDSAALKVPGVVKVIQIESRPLPSEFQPLGGVAVVASNTWAAIKGREALKIEWDDGPNASYDSIAYRKELEAASLKPGKVVRNTGDIDKALSGAASTLEASYYLPHLAQAPMEPMVAIARYKDGVCEAWAPSQAPQVTRERIAERLGLPFDNVTFNVTLLGGGFGRKSKPDFVVEAAILAKEFPGKAVRVQWTREDDIHNSYFHTVSAEYLKAGVGKDGMPSGWLHRTVAPSITALFAPGMNHEAAFELGMGFTNMAYAIPNVRLENPEATVHTRVGWYRSVSNIPHGFAIQSFVDELAHKAGEDPLKYQIKLLGPDRQIDPRTLSEEWNYGESPERYPIDTGRMRTVLETAAKAAGWGRKLPEGRGLGLAVHYSFVTYVAAVIEVEVKGDGTLIVHKADIAVDCGPQINPERIRSQFEGACVMGLGNAVLGEISFKDGKVQQDNFHMYEVARMSLAPKDVAVHLVTPPGDVPLGGVGEPGVPPIAPALCNAIFAATGKRIRNLPVRYQLQGWQKADA; encoded by the coding sequence ATGAGTCGCCTTCCGAATGATTTCGCCCTGAGCAACCTCAGTCGTCGCGGTTTCCTCAAAGGCGTCGGCGCCACCGGCGCACTGGTATTGGCGGCGAGTTGGGGTTGGCAGGATGCGTTGGCTGAAGACAAACCGAAGCAGTTCGGCGCCGATGGCATGCCCAATGGCTGGATCGATGATCCGAAGGTCTACGTCAGCATCGCCGCCGACGGCACGGTCACCGTTGTGTGCAACCGTTCGGAAATGGGCCAGGGCGTGCGCACCAGTCTGACCATGGTTGTCGCTGATGAGCTGGAGGCCGATTGGGCGCGCGTCACGGTGCAGCAGGCGCCGGGCGATGAGGTGCGTTTCGGCAACCAGGACACCGACGGTTCGCGCAGCATGCGGCACTGGTACGAGCCGATGCGGCGTTGTGGCGCTGCCGCGCGGACCATGCTCGAGCAGGCCGCCGCCGCGCAGTGGAAAGTGCCTGTGGGCGAATGCCACGCGCAGTTGCACAAGGTGATTCACCAGCCGTCCGGTCGTGAGCTGGGCTATGGCGAGCTCGCCGCCGCAGCCAGTGCATTGGCAGTACCGGCACGGGACAGATTGCGTCTCAAGCAACCGTCGGCGTTTCGCTACATCGGCAAGGAAGGCAGCAAGGCCATCGACGGCGATGACATCGTCAACGGTCGTGCGGTGTACGGCGCCGATGTGCATTTCGATGGCATGTTGTACGCGACCATCGCCCGCCCGGCGGTGTACGGCGGCAAGGTCAAATCGCTGGACGACAGCGCCGCGCTGAAAGTCCCCGGCGTAGTCAAAGTCATCCAGATCGAAAGCCGTCCACTGCCTTCGGAGTTTCAGCCATTGGGCGGCGTGGCCGTGGTGGCCAGCAATACCTGGGCGGCGATCAAGGGCCGCGAAGCGCTGAAAATTGAATGGGACGATGGGCCGAATGCCAGTTATGACTCGATCGCCTATCGCAAGGAACTCGAAGCCGCGTCGCTGAAGCCCGGCAAAGTGGTGCGCAACACCGGTGATATCGATAAGGCCCTGAGCGGTGCTGCCAGTACCCTCGAAGCTTCCTACTATTTACCGCATCTGGCCCAGGCGCCAATGGAACCAATGGTCGCCATCGCCCGCTACAAGGACGGCGTTTGCGAAGCGTGGGCACCGAGTCAGGCGCCACAAGTCACCCGTGAACGCATTGCCGAGCGTCTTGGGTTGCCGTTCGACAACGTCACCTTCAATGTCACGCTGCTCGGCGGCGGTTTCGGGCGTAAATCCAAGCCGGACTTCGTCGTCGAGGCGGCGATCCTCGCCAAGGAGTTTCCGGGTAAAGCAGTGCGGGTGCAGTGGACGCGTGAAGACGACATCCACAACTCGTATTTCCACACCGTGTCTGCCGAATATCTGAAGGCAGGTGTGGGCAAGGACGGCATGCCCTCCGGCTGGCTGCATCGCACTGTGGCGCCGAGCATCACCGCGCTGTTCGCGCCGGGCATGAACCATGAAGCCGCGTTCGAACTGGGCATGGGCTTTACCAACATGGCTTACGCGATTCCCAATGTGCGCCTGGAAAACCCTGAGGCCACCGTGCACACGCGGGTCGGCTGGTATCGCTCGGTGTCGAACATTCCCCATGGTTTCGCGATCCAGAGTTTCGTCGATGAACTGGCGCACAAGGCCGGCGAAGATCCGCTCAAGTACCAGATCAAACTGCTCGGCCCGGATCGCCAGATCGACCCGCGCACGTTGAGCGAGGAGTGGAACTACGGTGAATCTCCTGAGCGTTATCCGATCGATACCGGGCGCATGCGCACCGTGCTGGAAACCGCCGCCAAGGCTGCCGGTTGGGGGCGCAAGCTGCCCGAGGGGCGTGGTCTTGGCCTGGCGGTGCATTACAGCTTCGTCACTTACGTGGCGGCGGTGATCGAGGTCGAGGTCAAGGGCGACGGCACGCTGATCGTGCATAAGGCGGACATTGCCGTGGACTGCGGGCCGCAGATCAACCCCGAGCGCATTCGCTCGCAGTTCGAGGGTGCTTGTGTGATGGGCCTTGGTAATGCGGTGCTGGGTGAAATCAGCTTCAAGGACGGCAAGGTGCAGCAGGACAACTTCCACATGTACGAAGTGGCGCGCATGTCGCTGGCGCCCAAGGACGTTGCCGTGCATCTGGTGACACCGCCGGGCGACGTACCCTTGGGCGGCGTCGGCGAGCCGGGCGTACCGCCAATTGCCCCGGCCTTGTGTAACGCGATCTTCGCCGCCACCGGCAAGCGTATTCGCAATCTGCCGGTGCGTTATCAATTGCAGGGCTGGCAGAAGGCAGACGCCTGA
- the murB gene encoding UDP-N-acetylmuramate dehydrogenase, whose product MSLQVQPQVSLKPFNSFGVDVRAQLFAEAHNDADVREALAYATAHEVPLLVIGGGSNLLLTADIPALVLRMATRGIRVISDDGNRVVIEAEAGEPWHPFVQHTLALGFCGLENLSLIPGTVGAAPMQNIGAYGVEIKDVFAGLTALDRQTGELRDFSLEECNFAYRDSLFKQQPGRWLILRVRFKLDRVAHLHLEYGPVRQRLTEQGIEQPTATDVSRAICSIRSEKLPDPAVLGNAGSFFKNPLVSAAIVAQIKAQHPDVVAYAQPDGQMKLAAGWLIERAGWKGFREADAGVHKLQALVLVNYGAATGLQLFDLAQRIQKDIAERFNVDLEMEPNRY is encoded by the coding sequence ATGAGTTTGCAGGTGCAACCCCAGGTTTCCCTGAAACCGTTCAACAGTTTTGGCGTCGATGTTCGCGCGCAACTGTTCGCCGAAGCCCATAACGATGCCGATGTTCGTGAAGCGTTGGCGTATGCCACGGCTCACGAGGTGCCGTTACTGGTGATCGGCGGTGGCAGCAACTTGCTGCTGACCGCTGATATTCCGGCGCTGGTGCTGCGCATGGCAACGCGCGGGATTCGGGTGATCAGCGATGACGGTAACCGTGTGGTGATTGAGGCGGAAGCGGGCGAGCCGTGGCATCCGTTTGTCCAGCACACATTGGCGCTGGGCTTTTGCGGACTGGAAAACCTCAGTCTGATTCCCGGCACTGTCGGCGCGGCACCGATGCAGAACATCGGCGCTTACGGCGTCGAGATCAAGGATGTGTTTGCCGGATTGACCGCGCTGGATCGCCAGACCGGCGAGCTGCGCGACTTCAGCCTCGAAGAATGCAACTTTGCCTACCGCGACAGCCTGTTCAAACAGCAGCCTGGGCGTTGGCTGATTCTGCGCGTGCGCTTCAAACTGGATCGCGTCGCGCATCTGCATCTGGAATACGGTCCGGTGCGTCAGCGCCTGACCGAGCAGGGGATCGAGCAGCCGACAGCCACCGACGTCAGTCGCGCGATTTGCAGCATCCGCAGTGAAAAACTGCCGGACCCTGCGGTGCTTGGCAATGCCGGCAGCTTCTTCAAGAATCCGCTGGTGTCGGCGGCCATCGTCGCGCAGATCAAGGCACAGCATCCGGATGTGGTGGCTTATGCGCAACCGGACGGGCAGATGAAGCTGGCGGCAGGTTGGCTGATCGAGCGTGCCGGCTGGAAAGGCTTCCGCGAAGCCGATGCCGGTGTGCATAAACTTCAGGCGCTGGTGCTGGTCAATTACGGCGCCGCGACCGGGCTGCAATTGTTCGATCTTGCGCAACGTATCCAGAAAGACATTGCAGAACGTTTCAATGTCGACCTGGAAATGGAGCCCAACCGCTATTGA